In a genomic window of Myxococcales bacterium:
- a CDS encoding ABC transporter ATP-binding protein yields MPEHAIEAVDLTRRFGAFTAVDAINLTVAPGEIFGFLGANGAGKTTAMRIFCGLLEPTSGRATVAGFDAMTQAEQIKQRIGYMSQKFSLYGKLTVRQNIRFFAGIYGLSRAQVRAKTAEIVARLDLGAAADTQVDALPLGWKQRISFAVATVHEPKVVFLDEPTGGVDPIVRRQFWDLIYEQASRGMTVFVTTHYMDEAEYCDRVSIMVDGAIAAIGTPAELYAQHGATSIEAVFVALARRATRHGD; encoded by the coding sequence ATGCCTGAGCACGCGATCGAGGCCGTCGACCTGACCCGCCGCTTCGGCGCGTTCACCGCCGTCGACGCGATCAACCTGACGGTCGCGCCCGGCGAGATCTTCGGCTTCCTCGGCGCCAACGGCGCCGGCAAGACCACCGCGATGCGGATCTTCTGCGGCCTGCTCGAGCCGACCTCGGGCCGCGCCACGGTCGCGGGCTTCGACGCGATGACCCAGGCCGAGCAGATCAAGCAGCGGATCGGCTACATGAGCCAGAAGTTCTCGCTCTACGGCAAGCTGACCGTCCGCCAGAACATCCGCTTCTTCGCGGGCATCTACGGCCTGTCGCGGGCCCAGGTCCGGGCCAAGACCGCCGAGATCGTCGCGCGCCTCGACCTCGGCGCCGCCGCCGACACCCAGGTCGACGCGCTGCCGCTGGGCTGGAAGCAGCGCATCAGCTTCGCGGTCGCGACGGTCCACGAGCCCAAGGTGGTGTTCCTCGACGAGCCCACCGGCGGCGTCGACCCGATCGTCCGCCGGCAGTTCTGGGATCTGATCTACGAGCAGGCGTCGCGCGGCATGACCGTGTTCGTCACGACCCACTACATGGACGAGGCCGAGTACTGCGACCGGGTCTCGATCATGGTCGACGGCGCGATCGCGGCGATCGGCACGCCGGCCGAGCTCTACGCCCAGCACGGCGCGACCTCGATCGAGGCGGTGTTCGTGGCCCTGGCCCGGAGGGCGACCCGCCATGGCGACTGA
- a CDS encoding ABC transporter permease: MATEPFGPPPVGHEPPRAAAPSREPPGPRRARVFFAFVVKEWKHVLRDRKSLIILLGLPVVMMILFGFALSNEVKSTRFVVLDPTPDATTIAITERLDQSRYFALVGRVDDEAALLRSFRRGEARVAVVFQAGFDRALRHDLHAQVRVVADASDANTAATVTAYASAIIAQVQADLAGPAAARGGIAIETRMLYNPQLKSSYMFVPGVMTLILMLLGAMMTSVSIVREKETGTMEILLVSPMNPLVVIVSKAVPYLLLCFIDVLIILGLSYGLLDMPTGANVPLLLAECLLFIVATLALGLVISNVVATQQTAMFISLVGLLMPSLVFSGFMFPIQNMPLPLRVFSNVVPTKWFYLIVSDVMIKHLGFAAVIKPTLILVGMTVGLLAIALKTFRQRL, from the coding sequence ATGGCGACTGAGCCGTTCGGCCCGCCCCCCGTCGGGCACGAGCCCCCACGAGCCGCCGCGCCGAGCCGCGAGCCGCCCGGGCCGCGTCGCGCGCGCGTGTTCTTCGCGTTCGTCGTCAAGGAGTGGAAGCACGTCCTGCGCGATCGCAAGAGCCTGATCATCCTCTTGGGCCTGCCGGTCGTGATGATGATCCTGTTCGGGTTCGCGCTGTCCAACGAGGTCAAGAGCACGCGGTTCGTGGTCCTCGATCCCACGCCCGACGCCACGACGATCGCGATCACCGAGCGCCTCGACCAGAGCCGCTACTTCGCGCTCGTCGGCCGGGTCGACGACGAGGCCGCGCTCCTGCGCAGCTTCCGCCGGGGCGAGGCCCGGGTCGCCGTGGTGTTCCAGGCCGGCTTCGACCGCGCGCTGCGCCACGACCTCCACGCCCAGGTCCGGGTGGTCGCCGACGCGTCGGACGCCAACACCGCCGCCACGGTCACCGCCTACGCCAGCGCGATCATCGCCCAGGTCCAGGCCGACCTGGCGGGCCCCGCCGCCGCCCGCGGCGGGATCGCGATCGAGACCCGCATGCTCTACAACCCGCAGCTCAAGAGCAGCTACATGTTCGTGCCGGGCGTGATGACGCTGATCCTGATGCTGCTCGGCGCGATGATGACCTCGGTGTCGATCGTCCGCGAGAAGGAGACCGGCACGATGGAGATCCTGCTGGTGTCACCGATGAACCCGCTGGTGGTGATCGTCAGCAAGGCGGTGCCGTACCTGCTCCTGTGCTTCATCGACGTGCTGATCATCCTCGGCCTGTCGTACGGCCTGCTCGACATGCCGACCGGCGCCAACGTGCCGCTGCTGCTGGCCGAGTGCCTGCTGTTCATCGTCGCGACGCTGGCGCTGGGCCTGGTCATCTCGAACGTGGTCGCGACCCAGCAGACCGCGATGTTCATCTCGCTGGTCGGCCTGCTGATGCCGTCCCTGGTCTTCAGCGGCTTCATGTTCCCGATCCAGAACATGCCGCTGCCGCTGCGGGTGTTCAGCAACGTGGTCCCGACCAAGTGGTTCTACCTGATCGTCAGCGACGTCATGATCAAGCACCTGGGGTTCGCGGCGGTGATCAAGCCGACGCTGATCCTGGTC